One window from the genome of Alosa alosa isolate M-15738 ecotype Scorff River chromosome 15, AALO_Geno_1.1, whole genome shotgun sequence encodes:
- the LOC125308514 gene encoding serine/threonine-protein kinase/endoribonuclease IRE2-like has protein sequence MSSNNTSPTGRRKWIPCSKKWREQMEELSNMEDSKVRTVGGLTFVPNDERFRIALMGQTEVLLGLKKDGTEVAIKKMLISNYKKFQDELKVLQGYRFNSLHVVQYVDSEDEGDIGYIAMQLCDYNLEEYIKKQPAEPERKRIVKEFLEGLKDIHEHPKAKLIHRDIKPQNILIDADDGVRFADFGISRTLEPGQTTRVTGRVGTDYWEATEIVKNPPGDQGIRYKRSADIQVAGMLVYYILSGGKHPFGDDIRCISNIYNGDYQLQYLNDDEEAKDLLESMLNVNPDARPRITEVLSHPYFWDKSSKESFLIQVGNVPEVKNYDGSV, from the exons ATGTCTTCCAACAATACATCCCCAACTGGACGTAGGAAATGGATCCCATGTAGCAAAAAATGGCGTGAACAAATGGAAGAGCTTTCTAACATGGAGGACAGTAAGGTGAGGACAGTGGGGGGCCTGACATTTGTCCCTAATGACGAGAGATTCCGGATTGCTCTGATGGGACAGACTGAAGTCCTCTTGGGACTCAAGAAGGATGGCACGGAGGTCGCCATAAAGAAGATGCTCATATCCAACTACAAGAAGTTCCAAGATGAGCTGAAAGTTTTACAGGGATACAGGTTTAACAGTCTTCacgttgtacagtatgtggactCTGAAGATGAGGGTGACATTGGCTACATCGCCATGCAGTTGTGTGACTACAACCTGGAGgaatacataaaaaaacaaccaGCAGAGCCAGAGAGGAAACGAATAGTGAAAGAGTTTCTTGAGGGTCTGAAAGACATTCATGAGCATCCAAAAGCTAAATTAATCCATCGAGACATCAAGCCTCAAAACATTTTAATTG ATGCTGATGATGGGGTGAGGTTTGCTGACTTTGGGATAAGTCGCACCTTAGAGCCGGGCCAGACTACAAGGGTGACAGGCAGAGTTGGAACAGATTACTGGGAGGCCACAGAAATAGTCAAGAACCCACCAGGAGACCAGGGCATTCGGTACAAGCGAAGCGCTGATATACAG GTAGCTGGAATGCTGGTCTACTACATTCTCTCAGGTGGAAAACATCCCTTTGGCGATGACATCCGGTGTATAAGCAACATTTATAATGGTGACTACCAACTTCAGTACCTTAATGATGATGAAGAAGCCAAGGATTTGCTTGAGAGCATGCTCAATGTTAATCCAGATGCGAGGCCACGGATCACAGAAGTTCTCAGCCATCCCTACTTCTGGGATAAGAGCAG CAAAGAGAGTTTCCTGATACAGGTGGGGAATGTCCCAGAGGTAAAAAACTATGACGGATCGGTATAG